CAGTTCTTCATCCCCAGATTCACTCATTTAAGACCCGTATCGATCGAAGCCGCCTACCGTTTAGCGCAGCCCCTGGATTCCGATGCCAGGCAAATTAACACATTCAGCATATCGGCCATTTTACCGTTGTAAGGGCAGCACCTAGCTCAAATGTAGGGTGAGCATTGTGATTCAATGATGGGTATCACGACCAACCTGCTGGAGCCATGGCATGATGACCCAACCTCTACCCTCAACATTCCTGACCATGGCTCTGGGGATGGGGCTGATGATAGTTTCCCTTGGGTGCCCTGGGGCTGAGGCTAGGAGTCTTGATCTGAGTCGTCCAGAAGACACGCTGCAGGCGTTCCGGAAGTTGCTCTGTTCTGTGGAAGATGGCCGCACCGTCTACTACGGCTGGGTGGGTCAGGTCTACAGTCGGGTGCCGGGGGAGCGGGATCGGCATCTGTTTAATGTGCAGGGAGTCAGCACTCGGGCCTGTGTCTCCCTGACCTCAGAGACAGGCTCGCCCGGGTTCCGTCAGGTGTCGCGAGAGGTGATGCTCTACCTCGACCCAGAGACCGATGCTGTCCTAGAACACTGGGACAACCCCTGGACCGGGGAGCGCAACCGGGTGATGGCGGTGGCCAATGATCCGGTGAATTCGTCGCCGTTTTGGGCCGAGACCACGGGGCAGCGCCTGCAGTTTCAATGGTTAGGGGAAACAGATACTCTATTCTTATCAGTAGTGATTCCGCTGTTTTATCCCAATCCCCTGGGGAGTGATTATCAGGACTATGTGGGCGGCTACTACCACGCCATGGAGCTGTTCAATTTTGCCGTCGATCGCTCCGATCTGTTGGGCTCTGACCGGGAAGAGGTGAGTCAGGTGGCCCTTTCCTGGAGTCGAATTTCGCCCTGGTTGCCCTGGATGGAGATGGGCGGTCGCCCTGGAGAAATGGTGTTTCAGGCGGCCAGTACCCGACTAGAGGATTGGCGGCAACTGCCGCAACCGCTGCGGACCCAGATGGAGACGGAGTTTGCACTTTACCAAGAGCCACCGCCCCTGGATGATGATCGCCCCAACGAGACTACCTGGACGAATTTTCGGCATTATCTGGAGGCTCTCCCGACCATGGAGTGAACAGGGGAAAGCGGCTCCAGTGCTGTTGTGGCTTAGCCGGTGCTGGCTTCTAGCCAGTCGAAGATTTGTTCTAGTTGATAGGTGGTGACGATGCCATACTGCCAAAGCACCATCGGCAGCAAATTTGGCATCGATGCCGACTGGCGCACTCCCAATGCGATCGCATCGGTAGGAACCGCAAGTTCTTGGTTTAGAAATTCAACGAGTCGGGCCTGCTTGCTCATGGTGTTACGTCTACTCCATTGGGGTAGTGTAGCGATGAAATCTGAAAATTACCTGTATTTTTAGTGAGATTCAATAGAGTCTTAATCTTTTCCGGATCATAGTGATACAAAAGCTTACGCGCCGCTGGGATTGCGGGGTAGACACGCGCTGTAAGGGCCACTGGGTAAGGGGTTGCGGGCTGCTCGCATCGGCAGGGGCAACCGACAGCGAGCAGCCACTAGGCCACCTGACTATCGCTCTACCTGAGGAGTCACTCCTGTCTGCTTCAAGCAGTTTAGGTACTCCACCTCGGTGCTATCTAGCTCGTAGTCACCGTAGTCATCTTTGACATCGAAGACTTTCTCGAGAAAGTCATTGCCGGATTCGCTCAACGCTCGAGCCAAACTGGGCTGACTCAGTTCCTGGGGCAGACATTGGGCCACAGCGGTAAGGTCGCTGCCGTCGGCGGCGATGTACTCTACTGACTCCTCGGCGGTGTCGGCATAGGCCGGATTGTTGACACCGATCATAAGACCAACCATGCTGGCCAGTAATGCGATCGCAACGGTCCGCAGCCAAGTGCGGCTGCGCTGGATGAGTGTTGACAGAGTCATAAGTCTTGTGGGCGGACGCTACGGTTTTATTGTAAGCGAATAAATTTACAAACTGTAACGACGAATTGACTTTGCCGAGACTTTTATATCTAAAGGCATAGGACAACTCCCTGCCGTAGCCCGATCAGCATCGAGGTGCTAGTTTTTTGCGTCTCGTCTTGAGACTTGAACTGCTCTTTTTGAGTCCCATAATAAGATTAATTGGACTGCTCATGAGGCTATCTTGTGGCAGCCAACCAGGGCCGAGTACACCAAGACAAGAGTCCTATTGCGTTTGTCAGGTAGCTTGGGACATTGAGAATCACTCCCATGCCTAGCCGCCTAGCAATCACGGTAGCAAGTTCCTGCCTCCTGAAGGCTAATCACAGCAGGCCCGTTGATCTTGGCTGGTGGTTAGATTCATGTCCGGCGTGGTGTCTGCAATGGTGACGACGAAAATTTCCCAACGGTTGCCATCGGGGTCGGTGACCCAGACTTTGTCTTGCAGGGCATAGCAGCAGTCGGTGTCGGGCTCTGCGAAGGTGATGAGTCCGGCGGTTTGGAAGCGGGAGATGGCCTCTCTTACGGCCTCGCGACT
This portion of the Halomicronema hongdechloris C2206 genome encodes:
- a CDS encoding DUF1838 family protein: MMTQPLPSTFLTMALGMGLMIVSLGCPGAEARSLDLSRPEDTLQAFRKLLCSVEDGRTVYYGWVGQVYSRVPGERDRHLFNVQGVSTRACVSLTSETGSPGFRQVSREVMLYLDPETDAVLEHWDNPWTGERNRVMAVANDPVNSSPFWAETTGQRLQFQWLGETDTLFLSVVIPLFYPNPLGSDYQDYVGGYYHAMELFNFAVDRSDLLGSDREEVSQVALSWSRISPWLPWMEMGGRPGEMVFQAASTRLEDWRQLPQPLRTQMETEFALYQEPPPLDDDRPNETTWTNFRHYLEALPTME
- a CDS encoding DUF2949 domain-containing protein — its product is MSKQARLVEFLNQELAVPTDAIALGVRQSASMPNLLPMVLWQYGIVTTYQLEQIFDWLEASTG